Genomic window (Ureibacillus composti):
ACGTTTATGATTCCATCTTCATGGTTTGATGATAAGCCATCGAAGAAGATTGAAAACGATCATATAGCAGAAATGGAATGGATTTCAAAAGATAAAGAATTTGTATTAAAGTGGAGAAAATCCGATCAACAAAGCTACAAATACCTATTTACTAATAATAAAAAAGATAAAGATTGGTTAATTTCAGTTGCAGAACATTTTAATCTAGCGAGGCCGTTTTCGAAGGATGAAATCTGTTCTTATTGCATTTTATCGTTAGATAGTTGTTTAATAACGAAATGGAATATTTCACCAATATGCCATTCCCTTATGATAAAATTTGGGAAACAGGAATTTTTCAAAAGGTGGCAATTGTTATGCAAAGGAAGTTTATTATTATATCGTATTTGCTATGTTTGGTTCCTCTACTATTTATTACGAATTTTTTGTTTGATATTATTACACTCGAAAAAATCCAAGGGTTGCCAGTGTTTTTCCCTCTAATTTTTTGTTCTATTGGTCTATTTTTTGCTTCAAAAGCATATCGAACTCTAAAGAGTGCATTAACGATTTGTGCTATAATTGCAAATTTAGTTTTATTGTTTTTCCCCTTTATTTACATGATTGGTGGAACAGTCATATTTGGTGTTTGAATAAATAATAATTAAAAATTTTTTCACATCGGGCAAATTCTTTTGTAATTATTTTGGGAATAAAAAATGAGGAGGATTTAAGGTGGCTGTAAATATTATTTTTAATCCGATATTTGCTTTAATGCTTTTTATGATAGGAATATGGATGGGAAGCATGATTGATCCGTTGTTTGGACTAATAACGATTTTTGGAGGTTTGTTATTAGGGGCTTCTAACTTCTTTCAGAACGATTTCATAATGAACAAAAAGGCAAAGATTTTATTTTATGCATCTTTCATTTTCTTGCTAAGTTTAATGTCAATAACTTACATAGTTATAACTGCACTTTTTCTTTAGTTATTAAAGAATCGGGCGCATTTAGCGTCTTTCTTATTGAAAGGTCCAAAATGCGGAGGAACGTTAAAATATTAATTTAATTTGTGATGAATCACTTAAACTATTGGTCAGGTGAAGAACTTCTCAGATTTTAACTTAGAAAGGAATTATAAATGGAAAGTGCTTTATTATTCATTTTTGGTATAGGATTTATTGCATTTGGGATTAGGCACAATAAAAAGATTCATGAAGACGAAGGTTTTGGCTCAAGTGGTTCTGTCATTTTTGATTTTATAACGAGTTGGACAGATAAATTACCATATTGGTTTACAAAAATAATTTATTTAATAATTGGTATTGGATGTTTGATTGGAAGTTACCTTACATATTTTTAAAAGAGAATGTGAATATAGATCGCGACTTAGAGTGGCGAAAAAAAGAGGCCGGGACAAAACCCAAAAGCACCATTTTTCTCAAGAGGAAAAATGGTGCTTTCTTGATGTTCCAGTATAATAAGTAGAAACATACTAATCGGAATTCTTATAAAGTTTATGCTGAGAGCGGACTAAGCACACAAGCCGCAAAGCCATGTTGTAACATGTCTTTTCGACTTGTCTTTGTGCTTTGTGTAAGGTCCGCTCACATAAAATATGGCCTTCTGAATGTTCCGGAAATTTTGCGCGGCTTACAGTGGTAGGCCGCGGTTTCTGGACAATGGCTAACACGTATTTCTCTTAAATTATCAATTATCAAAATTTTATCATAGAGAGTAGTGGCTTTCCTTAAAAACCCTACTTATGTCCCAACCTCTTTTGTTATTTTCTCGGCCAATTTAATTTCAACCTCCTAAGGTGGTTAACCAACTAAAAAGATTGCCTTGTACAAGTGGCAAGCTTCTTCAAATTCATGTTGCAAAAGCTCACAACTCCTGCATGGTCAATTATTTCTACCACTAACAGTTGCTCATCTGACTTCTCTTTTCCATACGCAAAGGTGCACTCATTTGTTCCTTTCTATTTGCTTGCTCGCAAAATGATCCCTAAATGTTCAGCTTCTTTTATGTAATTTTCTAAGATGTGGTTGAAAAAGATTGTGGTTTAGCTCTCAAATTTCGGTGTCTGCGGTCTGAATTTTCCTAATATTTCGTAATCGATTTTTTCTATCAGAAAAAAATCCTATCAATCAGTCGATTAATCTTGTGCTAAGATATACCAAATTAAACCAATAAGGAAAGTTGGTATAATATCTAATTTTGAAAGGAGCTTACAACAGTTGTTAATTAATTATCGCTACAATAAATTTTTACCAATAACAAAATCGATTGGTGGTACAACTGAAACAGCCGAGGAACATGTGCACTTTTCATTTGGTTATCCGAGCACAGAATCGTTTCCATTACAGGCATTAGCACAGTCCTCAGCAACGGCTATTTTGCAGGATGGAAGGGATTCGCTTCATTATTCGGGAGGCAGTGGCTTGGCAAAAGTGAAAGAGTGGATTGCAACAAAATCAGAAAAAGTAGGGATCTCGCCGAACACGCAACAAATTTTAATAACAGCCGGAGCCAGTCAAGGTCTTGATTTAGCAGCACGTGTATTGTTAAACGAAGGAGAAGAAGCGTGGGTGGAGGCGCCATCATTTTTTAGTGCAATTCGAGCGTTTAAACTAGCAGGCGGTGTAATCCGTGCATTTCCAATTGATCAGGATGGACTAAGAGTGGATGCGCTTGAGGAAGCTTTAGCTCAATCGTCACGGAATGATGAACCGCTACCAAAGCTTGTTTATACGATGCCGAACTACCATAATCCAGGTGGCATTAACCTGTCTATAGAACGACGTGTGAAGCTTGCCCAATTAGCGGAGCAGTATGGCTTTTACGTATTAGAAGACGATGCATATGGAGATTTAAATTATACCGATGAGCAATTACCATCGATTTATTCCATCATTCCAGATCAGACCATTTATTTAGGAACATTTTCAAAAATAATTGGCCCGGGTTTACGAGTCGGTTGGGTAATT
Coding sequences:
- a CDS encoding PLP-dependent aminotransferase family protein, with translation MLINYRYNKFLPITKSIGGTTETAEEHVHFSFGYPSTESFPLQALAQSSATAILQDGRDSLHYSGGSGLAKVKEWIATKSEKVGISPNTQQILITAGASQGLDLAARVLLNEGEEAWVEAPSFFSAIRAFKLAGGVIRAFPIDQDGLRVDALEEALAQSSRNDEPLPKLVYTMPNYHNPGGINLSIERRVKLAQLAEQYGFYVLEDDAYGDLNYTDEQLPSIYSIIPDQTIYLGTFSKIIGPGLRVGWVIANEEVIDKMQVTQLGTSNNPFTQQLISQFIEENSLESHIEQLKLRYRHSRDVMVKALQEQFGENITFEIPKGGFFIWVTFQGEFDADLYTEIAFEHGVSIVSGTAFYEGTGGENQIRLCFSYSSEEQIKRGVEKLAKAYETLKLKGGKQ